The following proteins are co-located in the Methanobacterium formicicum DSM 3637 genome:
- a CDS encoding LysE family transporter: MWIEVILFAAASFWVGLSGAMVPGPMLTVTISDSLKKGSRAGPLVVLGHVIAETTLIILLVLGLGWVIGSQWVTMIIGGVGGVMLIYIGYSIARSPVPEEIPGDGEPIEKRGSVLSGIITSVTNPYFYLWWATVGWAFMLKGIELAGIIGVLSFLVGHWGADLSWYSIVSFFTSKGRGVLPGKRYRIMMMICGIFLVLLGVYFIYSTLIT, translated from the coding sequence ATGTGGATAGAAGTTATTTTATTTGCAGCAGCCTCTTTTTGGGTGGGTTTATCAGGTGCAATGGTCCCCGGACCAATGTTAACTGTTACCATCTCTGATTCCCTTAAGAAGGGATCTCGAGCCGGACCACTGGTAGTTCTGGGACATGTCATTGCAGAGACAACCCTGATAATACTCCTGGTTCTGGGCCTGGGCTGGGTTATTGGGTCCCAGTGGGTGACCATGATCATCGGAGGAGTGGGAGGAGTGATGCTTATCTACATTGGTTACAGCATTGCCAGATCCCCTGTGCCAGAGGAGATTCCGGGAGATGGTGAGCCAATAGAAAAAAGGGGATCAGTTTTAAGTGGAATAATTACCAGTGTAACCAATCCCTACTTCTACCTCTGGTGGGCCACTGTGGGCTGGGCCTTCATGCTTAAGGGAATAGAATTAGCTGGAATCATAGGAGTTTTGAGTTTCCTGGTGGGCCACTGGGGGGCGGATCTCAGCTGGTACAGTATAGTGTCTTTTTTCACCAGCAAGGGAAGAGGTGTGCTCCCAGGTAAGCGTTACCGGATCATGATGATGATTTGTGGTATTTTTCTGGTATTATTAGGAGTTTATTTCATCTACTCCACTTTAATAACCTGA
- a CDS encoding sugar phosphate isomerase/epimerase, translating into MKSFEDFLDKATADGFDLMEILCEGPYWPRNIQSPEDGLEIFASYDVDVFLHAPTIDLNPASMNPGIRDETLRQITETVDLASKIGAEAITTHPGMIHRLEDRIRDMGKYFAIETLKEANEYAEDSGVILSVENMPHRYAYFCNTAQEHSYFIDQCGCHATVDLGHANTTNDPASFLELEKTYYYHLSDNNGKKDQHLALGDGTLDLNLINGIDRGIIELDNYDNVIKSRNVLLNLSK; encoded by the coding sequence ATGAAGTCGTTTGAAGATTTTTTAGATAAAGCAACTGCTGATGGATTTGATCTTATGGAAATACTCTGCGAAGGTCCTTACTGGCCTAGGAACATTCAGAGCCCGGAGGATGGTCTGGAAATATTTGCATCATATGATGTGGACGTTTTCCTGCATGCTCCCACCATAGATTTAAATCCGGCCAGTATGAATCCTGGCATCAGGGATGAAACTCTCCGTCAAATTACTGAAACAGTGGATTTGGCATCAAAAATAGGGGCAGAAGCCATAACCACCCATCCTGGAATGATACACAGACTAGAAGATAGAATTCGGGATATGGGCAAATATTTTGCCATTGAAACTTTGAAGGAGGCAAATGAATACGCAGAAGATAGTGGTGTTATATTATCGGTGGAAAACATGCCGCATCGATACGCTTACTTCTGTAATACTGCACAGGAACACTCTTACTTCATTGATCAATGTGGATGTCACGCCACAGTAGACCTGGGCCATGCCAACACCACCAATGATCCTGCTTCATTTTTAGAACTTGAAAAAACATATTACTATCATTTAAGTGACAATAATGGGAAGAAAGACCAGCATCTAGCCTTGGGTGATGGAACGCTTGATCTGAACCTGATTAATGGCATTGATCGGGGAATCATTGAATTAGATAATTATGATAATGTTATAAAAAGTAGAAATGTTCTCTTAAATCTCTCAAAATAA
- a CDS encoding PadR family transcriptional regulator: MDRENAPFSDESDDSDEYNEEKLKNMEKLLKERNKTIKNMSKYEKKLMKGLMRGFGNTMILWLISQKKQHGYEIMTKLHDSSLTDTKMPSASKIYPVLHDLEKHGLIKGSWGHQGKRKIKYYEMTEEGHKTLSTFRKIAQLTKNNHSSIWLDFMKDMLMDEEDKRS, translated from the coding sequence ATGGATAGAGAAAATGCGCCCTTTTCAGATGAATCTGACGATTCAGACGAATACAATGAAGAAAAACTGAAAAATATGGAGAAACTATTAAAAGAGCGCAACAAAACCATTAAAAATATGTCTAAATATGAAAAAAAGCTTATGAAAGGATTAATGAGGGGTTTTGGGAATACAATGATCCTCTGGCTGATTAGCCAAAAAAAACAACATGGATACGAAATAATGACCAAACTTCACGATTCTTCCCTTACCGATACTAAAATGCCCAGTGCAAGTAAAATATACCCAGTATTACATGATCTAGAAAAACATGGATTAATCAAAGGATCCTGGGGGCATCAGGGCAAAAGAAAGATAAAATATTATGAAATGACCGAAGAAGGTCATAAAACCCTTTCCACCTTTAGAAAAATAGCACAACTTACTAAGAATAACCATTCCAGCATATGGTTAGATTTCATGAAGGACATGTTAATGGATGAGGAGGATAAAAGGAGTTGA
- a CDS encoding ATP-binding cassette domain-containing protein has protein sequence MKYAIETSDLTKIYGDFKAVDALELKVENKSIFGFLGPNGAGKTTTIKMLTCLIPPTSGTAKVAGYDITESPDEVRQKIGMVPQLVSLYGDLTARENAELCADYYGMPRDLKEQRIDELMELVDIKYAENKMVKQMSGGQKQKVSVVASLVHQPDILFLDEPTIGLDPTTKSVLWDLIDELNQSGHTIILCSHDMYEVDMLCDHVGIINLGKLAAFDTPQGLKDTVLTQEECTESNVGEIVREMEESNTLSSTNPSLCKLKDVARESEIDKAREMSLMVTGSDSELVNRLSQIPCVLDIETHASGRLGFKLANTENAVTQVISAIMETGGNITSISTKDPSLEDVFMKVTAKKEKNQGQGGD, from the coding sequence ATGAAATATGCCATTGAAACCTCTGATCTCACCAAAATATATGGTGACTTTAAAGCAGTTGATGCTTTAGAATTGAAAGTTGAAAATAAAAGCATATTTGGATTTTTAGGCCCAAATGGGGCGGGTAAAACAACCACTATAAAAATGCTCACCTGTTTAATTCCTCCTACTTCAGGCACTGCAAAAGTAGCAGGATACGATATCACTGAATCACCAGACGAAGTTCGGCAAAAAATAGGGATGGTACCACAACTGGTAAGCTTATATGGTGATCTCACTGCACGGGAAAATGCAGAACTATGCGCAGATTACTACGGAATGCCCAGGGACCTTAAAGAACAGAGAATTGATGAATTAATGGAACTGGTGGACATCAAGTACGCTGAAAACAAGATGGTTAAGCAGATGTCCGGGGGACAGAAACAGAAAGTATCGGTAGTTGCCAGTCTGGTACATCAACCAGATATCCTATTTTTGGATGAACCCACCATTGGTCTTGATCCAACCACTAAAAGCGTGTTATGGGATTTGATTGATGAATTAAACCAGAGCGGCCACACTATTATCCTCTGTTCTCACGATATGTACGAAGTGGATATGCTCTGTGATCACGTAGGCATAATCAATTTAGGAAAACTTGCTGCATTTGACACACCACAGGGCCTCAAAGACACGGTACTTACACAGGAAGAGTGTACTGAAAGTAATGTAGGAGAAATCGTGCGTGAAATGGAAGAATCCAATACTCTCAGCAGCACCAATCCCTCACTCTGCAAGCTGAAAGATGTTGCACGAGAATCTGAAATTGACAAAGCCAGAGAAATGAGTTTGATGGTAACTGGTTCAGATAGTGAATTGGTTAATAGATTATCCCAAATACCATGTGTTCTGGATATTGAAACTCACGCATCAGGAAGACTTGGATTTAAACTGGCTAACACTGAAAATGCAGTTACCCAGGTGATATCCGCAATCATGGAAACTGGAGGTAACATAACATCCATATCAACTAAGGATCCTTCATTAGAAGATGTTTTCATGAAAGTAACTGCCAAAAAAGAAAAAAACCAGGGACAGGGAGGTGATTAA
- a CDS encoding thioredoxin fold domain-containing protein — MPYLICEDCGNYYELEEGESPEDFQLECDCGGELGYYSTKYDYYKNHRTNQDSKIKPEQDSTENKENLNKGFFSNLDAQSKGFIAVGVFGVIILILLFGLSGISSSISPSYLDMMPPEIQAAQAPVLVVLYAPRCSACRQFESETLSNPDVQQKLSAYSVMKINVDSSPEQASRFNSNVIPTLVLLDADGKEIRRNVGYMTASDFIKFLKT; from the coding sequence ATGCCCTATTTAATCTGTGAAGATTGTGGAAATTATTATGAACTGGAAGAAGGGGAATCTCCTGAAGATTTCCAACTGGAATGTGATTGTGGAGGTGAGTTAGGTTACTACTCAACCAAATATGATTACTATAAAAACCACAGGACTAATCAGGATTCTAAAATCAAACCGGAGCAGGACTCTACTGAAAATAAGGAAAATTTAAATAAAGGATTTTTTAGTAATCTAGATGCTCAATCAAAGGGTTTTATTGCAGTTGGCGTATTTGGGGTTATTATTTTAATCTTGCTATTTGGTTTATCCGGAATATCTTCTTCAATAAGTCCATCTTACCTGGATATGATGCCTCCTGAAATTCAGGCAGCTCAAGCCCCTGTATTGGTGGTATTGTATGCTCCAAGATGTTCGGCCTGCAGGCAATTTGAGTCAGAAACTCTCAGCAACCCGGATGTTCAGCAAAAGTTATCTGCATATTCAGTTATGAAAATAAACGTCGACAGCAGTCCAGAACAGGCCAGTCGTTTTAATTCCAATGTTATTCCCACCTTGGTACTCCTTGATGCTGATGGTAAAGAAATACGTAGAAACGTGGGTTACATGACTGCCAGTGATTTTATAAAGTTCTTAAAAACATAG
- a CDS encoding TMEM175 family protein has translation MPDKNAINSTGINAKRIETLVDGVFAIAMTILVLGITVPSIANPTEAGLYQALINLLPNFYSYFISFILLAVFWRINHNQFNRIKRADGTLLWIIIIWLLFVALLPFSAFFIGEYGNFQIPNIFFDLNLFAIGFLLFLNWRHALNSGLVDGVDDEMRRTSLRLNLILPVISLLALGITFFPFMKEVGYAWSSLIYLIITLLKRFY, from the coding sequence TTGCCGGACAAAAATGCAATAAACTCCACAGGAATCAATGCCAAGCGTATAGAAACCCTGGTAGATGGTGTTTTCGCAATAGCCATGACCATTCTGGTCTTGGGGATTACTGTACCATCAATAGCCAACCCCACTGAAGCTGGACTTTATCAAGCTCTAATCAATCTTTTACCCAATTTTTACAGTTACTTTATCAGTTTCATTCTTCTGGCTGTTTTTTGGAGAATCAATCACAACCAGTTTAACAGGATTAAAAGAGCAGATGGCACTTTGCTGTGGATAATTATCATCTGGCTACTTTTCGTGGCATTACTCCCCTTCTCAGCCTTCTTTATAGGTGAATATGGGAATTTCCAGATTCCCAACATATTCTTCGACCTGAATCTTTTTGCCATAGGTTTTCTTTTATTCTTAAACTGGCGTCATGCACTCAACAGTGGGCTGGTGGATGGTGTTGATGATGAAATGAGAAGAACCAGTTTAAGGCTTAATTTAATACTACCAGTAATTTCTTTACTTGCATTGGGAATTACATTTTTCCCCTTTATGAAAGAAGTGGGATATGCTTGGTCAAGTCTGATTTATCTTATTATCACCTTACTGAAACGTTTTTACTAA
- a CDS encoding ABC transporter permease: MVETKKIMWMLKKDLIVLWRHKPRLFSIILFPILMIALFGYGMGGSIENVPVVVVKQSDGPVTDATLNAIKGTSFYNVVDIISDPQRGKEMVESGKVKAAIILPSDYENLNSSNAKSVVTYVDSSDQIATQALVPATQGLFNQISSQIGIQKLQAMNTQSAAIQVQSQGVPTTSALTGVNYQNIMNSINFQITKIYGDIKYIDFLVPAILAMTIMMGAMFSMGEALAGERERGELARLFMTPTSVATVVGGKIISKLTIETARAILLIAAAIVLFGITINGSLTLTILLLVLSALCFVGFGIMVSARVSTQEDYTQMVMPFTMPMMFVSGVFYPIETMPWIFQKIAYIFPLTYANDALRGVMLKGAGIGDIWIDIVVLAGFTLLFFAMGVTRFNRDI; this comes from the coding sequence ATGGTTGAAACTAAAAAAATCATGTGGATGCTTAAAAAAGACTTAATAGTCCTTTGGAGGCATAAACCCCGTTTATTTTCCATTATTCTCTTCCCTATACTTATGATAGCCCTTTTTGGTTATGGTATGGGCGGATCCATTGAAAACGTTCCAGTGGTGGTGGTGAAACAGAGTGATGGTCCAGTAACCGACGCTACACTCAATGCCATTAAAGGAACATCATTTTACAATGTAGTTGATATAATCAGTGACCCCCAACGGGGGAAAGAAATGGTTGAATCAGGGAAGGTAAAAGCAGCTATTATACTACCCTCTGATTATGAGAACTTAAACAGTTCCAATGCCAAATCCGTAGTGACGTATGTGGATTCTTCGGATCAAATAGCAACACAGGCATTGGTACCGGCAACACAGGGACTTTTCAATCAGATATCTTCCCAAATTGGAATTCAAAAATTACAGGCAATGAATACCCAGTCCGCGGCAATTCAGGTACAGTCCCAGGGCGTTCCAACCACATCTGCACTCACTGGAGTTAACTACCAGAATATAATGAACTCAATTAATTTCCAGATCACCAAGATATACGGTGACATAAAGTACATTGACTTCCTGGTTCCAGCAATTCTAGCCATGACCATAATGATGGGAGCCATGTTCAGTATGGGAGAGGCTTTAGCAGGTGAACGTGAGCGAGGAGAACTGGCAAGATTATTCATGACTCCCACCAGTGTGGCTACGGTAGTGGGAGGTAAGATCATATCTAAACTTACCATAGAAACAGCAAGAGCCATACTACTCATAGCTGCAGCCATAGTACTATTTGGAATTACCATTAACGGCAGCCTAACACTGACTATCCTTTTACTGGTCCTGTCAGCCTTGTGTTTTGTTGGTTTCGGTATAATGGTTTCTGCCAGGGTTTCCACCCAGGAAGATTACACCCAGATGGTGATGCCCTTCACTATGCCCATGATGTTCGTCTCAGGAGTGTTCTACCCCATTGAAACCATGCCCTGGATATTCCAGAAAATAGCTTACATATTCCCATTAACCTATGCAAACGACGCTTTAAGAGGAGTTATGTTAAAAGGAGCAGGAATTGGAGACATATGGATCGACATAGTAGTTTTGGCAGGTTTCACCCTATTATTCTTCGCTATGGGAGTGACCAGATTTAACAGAGACATTTAA
- a CDS encoding DUF6790 family protein yields MDTAYTWLILGIIGALIMLGIQFYSKRVLTTKKIVEITLLSLLVVTVGFGSIWAAIGHSFFANQVASSIGWAPGSPFQQEVAFANLAFGVLGILCIWIRGNFWTATVIGVSIFLLGDALGHITNIFATGNQASGNAGAVLVLDILVPVLLISLLAVYRVMEERAVRSAIKSLERSL; encoded by the coding sequence ATGGACACAGCTTACACTTGGCTGATACTAGGGATAATTGGCGCATTAATAATGTTAGGTATTCAATTTTATTCTAAACGAGTTTTAACCACCAAAAAAATAGTGGAAATAACCCTTCTATCTTTACTGGTTGTCACAGTAGGGTTTGGTTCCATCTGGGCTGCTATTGGACATTCATTCTTTGCTAACCAGGTGGCTTCATCAATTGGATGGGCGCCGGGAAGTCCATTCCAGCAGGAAGTAGCTTTTGCCAATCTGGCATTTGGTGTTCTAGGAATTTTGTGCATCTGGATCAGAGGCAATTTCTGGACTGCTACTGTTATAGGAGTTTCCATCTTCCTCCTGGGAGATGCCCTGGGACATATAACTAACATATTTGCCACTGGTAACCAAGCTTCTGGAAATGCAGGAGCGGTTCTGGTTCTTGATATACTGGTACCAGTACTTTTAATTAGCCTTCTGGCAGTCTATAGGGTCATGGAAGAAAGGGCAGTACGCAGTGCCATTAAAAGTCTGGAGAGGTCACTTTAA
- a CDS encoding DUF362 domain-containing protein → MSSEVYFSNFRSRSQKENKISKIKRLFDRAEFGKFLEKDDLTAIKLHFGEKGNDAYLKPVLVSAVVEKTLNYHAKPFLTDTNTLYYGSRHNSVDHLQTAIKNGFAYAVTGAPVVIADGIQGDNWIRVEVGLKHFQKVKIAGDIENSDSMLVLSHFKGHGMSGFGGAIKNLAMGCASAPGKIEQHRCAQPLITDNCNVCGTCLASCPLSIISLVDGKAVIDLDACVACNNCLSICPESAIGLDFNSLTEFMERMVEYAYGAVKSKKGKVGYINFLMDITPDCDCEAFSDAPIVPDIGILASTDPVALDSASYDLVNQQVGLENSLLEHQHHRGSDKFRGVWEGVNGRVLLEYAEEVGLGFQEYELINL, encoded by the coding sequence ATGTCGAGTGAAGTGTATTTTTCTAATTTCCGGTCCCGAAGCCAGAAAGAAAACAAGATCAGTAAAATAAAACGGTTATTTGACCGGGCAGAATTTGGAAAATTCCTAGAGAAGGATGATCTAACTGCCATAAAACTGCACTTTGGAGAAAAAGGAAATGATGCCTACCTTAAACCCGTCCTGGTAAGTGCTGTGGTTGAAAAAACTCTGAATTATCATGCCAAACCATTCCTAACTGATACTAACACACTTTATTATGGTAGTCGCCATAACTCAGTGGACCATCTCCAGACTGCCATAAAAAACGGTTTTGCATACGCAGTTACCGGGGCCCCGGTGGTTATTGCTGATGGAATTCAAGGAGATAACTGGATTCGGGTAGAAGTGGGCTTGAAACATTTTCAGAAGGTCAAAATCGCAGGAGACATTGAAAACTCCGACAGTATGCTGGTTTTATCCCACTTCAAGGGACACGGCATGAGTGGGTTTGGAGGGGCAATCAAGAATCTGGCCATGGGATGTGCATCAGCCCCTGGAAAAATTGAACAGCACCGGTGTGCTCAACCACTGATAACTGATAATTGTAACGTTTGTGGTACTTGTCTTGCTTCCTGTCCATTATCGATCATTTCTCTGGTAGATGGTAAAGCAGTAATTGATCTGGATGCATGTGTAGCCTGCAATAACTGTCTGTCTATCTGTCCAGAATCAGCTATAGGACTGGATTTCAATTCACTAACTGAATTCATGGAAAGAATGGTGGAATACGCTTATGGGGCTGTAAAAAGTAAAAAGGGAAAAGTTGGTTACATTAACTTCCTCATGGACATTACCCCAGACTGTGATTGTGAAGCATTCAGTGATGCACCCATTGTTCCAGATATTGGAATACTGGCCTCTACCGATCCAGTGGCCCTGGATAGTGCAAGCTATGATCTGGTGAACCAGCAAGTAGGATTGGAAAATTCCTTACTTGAACATCAACACCACCGTGGAAGTGATAAATTCAGAGGAGTTTGGGAAGGTGTTAATGGGAGGGTGCTGCTGGAATATGCAGAGGAAGTGGGATTAGGTTTTCAAGAATATGAACTGATAAATTTATAA
- a CDS encoding HAD family hydrolase, which translates to MKAVVFDNSGTLISRYRAIKDINSGFIHDNTSSIDLVDKDPYRALVVLQTDPSTCLVNARPNQTIHQFITRNKVPFDISYSSSDIQKEDVLTLIQNENVKISDIQDTIQAVVEKDYNVQICSGSGFIMNTRTGHIEFTITAGGKIFPEVPEVVEELKKRSFHIYVASGDRMKSLEELASFIHIPSENVFGTADSWRKKEIVAGLKSRYRVMMVGNSANDILALEEADVGVLTTQQAEETPQKVFDAADVVVGNIKEILDIDF; encoded by the coding sequence ATGAAAGCTGTTGTTTTCGATAACTCCGGAACCTTAATTTCAAGGTACAGAGCCATTAAGGATATTAATAGTGGATTTATCCATGATAACACCAGTTCAATTGACTTAGTTGATAAAGATCCATATAGAGCCCTGGTAGTCCTTCAAACAGACCCTTCCACCTGCCTGGTAAATGCCAGACCCAATCAAACCATCCATCAATTCATAACACGGAACAAAGTGCCCTTTGATATAAGTTATTCATCTTCAGATATCCAGAAAGAGGATGTGTTAACTCTCATTCAAAATGAAAACGTTAAAATTAGCGATATCCAGGATACAATTCAAGCCGTGGTTGAAAAAGATTATAACGTGCAGATATGCAGTGGATCTGGATTTATAATGAACACCAGAACCGGGCACATAGAATTCACCATCACTGCCGGAGGTAAAATATTCCCGGAAGTTCCAGAGGTGGTGGAAGAACTCAAAAAACGATCATTCCATATTTACGTGGCCTCAGGAGACAGGATGAAGTCCCTGGAGGAGCTGGCCAGTTTCATCCACATTCCCTCAGAAAATGTTTTCGGGACTGCAGATTCCTGGAGAAAAAAGGAAATTGTGGCCGGACTTAAAAGTAGGTATCGGGTGATGATGGTAGGTAACAGTGCCAATGACATCCTTGCACTTGAAGAAGCAGATGTTGGTGTTTTAACCACACAACAAGCTGAAGAAACACCCCAAAAAGTTTTCGATGCGGCTGATGTTGTGGTAGGTAATATTAAAGAGATCCTGGATATCGATTTTTAA
- the ala gene encoding alanine dehydrogenase: MSGTLILKQSEIKKLINMKEVVESVETAFKAYAERDVQMPAKEYLFFHEGDLRIMPCYVRSSEEAGVKCVNVHPKNPLEHQLPTVMAVIELVDPATGFPLAVMDGTLITDLRTGAAAGVATKYLARPDSETLGIIGAGKQACTQLMALNEVMDITKAKVFCRTCSTRTNFAKTASKLYGFDVEAVETAQEAVKNVDVIVTTTPSRKPLISADWISPGTHINAMGADAPSKQELETRLLLKSRIIIDSWDQASHSGEINVPVSQGVIKQKDIHAKLGDVVIGKETGREGDEITIFDSTGLAVQDVVTAGLIYRRAREQGVGMDFDFIS, translated from the coding sequence ATGTCTGGAACTCTTATACTAAAACAAAGCGAGATTAAAAAACTTATTAACATGAAAGAAGTTGTTGAATCAGTTGAAACCGCTTTTAAGGCCTACGCAGAGCGTGATGTGCAGATGCCTGCCAAGGAGTACCTATTTTTCCACGAAGGAGATCTCAGGATCATGCCATGTTACGTACGGAGCAGTGAAGAAGCAGGAGTTAAATGCGTGAATGTGCATCCTAAAAATCCCCTGGAGCACCAGTTACCCACGGTAATGGCAGTCATTGAGCTGGTAGATCCAGCAACTGGCTTCCCCCTGGCAGTCATGGATGGAACCCTAATAACAGACCTGCGGACCGGAGCAGCAGCAGGAGTGGCCACCAAATATCTTGCCCGGCCAGACTCTGAGACTTTAGGAATAATCGGTGCTGGAAAACAGGCTTGCACCCAGTTAATGGCCCTGAACGAAGTTATGGATATTACAAAGGCCAAGGTTTTCTGCAGAACCTGCAGTACCCGGACCAATTTTGCTAAAACCGCATCAAAACTCTATGGTTTTGATGTTGAAGCCGTTGAAACTGCCCAAGAAGCTGTGAAGAATGTTGACGTGATTGTAACCACCACCCCCTCACGGAAGCCACTGATCAGTGCCGACTGGATCAGTCCCGGAACCCATATCAACGCCATGGGTGCCGATGCTCCCAGCAAACAGGAATTAGAAACCCGGTTACTCTTAAAGTCAAGGATTATTATTGATTCATGGGATCAGGCCAGCCACAGCGGGGAAATCAACGTACCTGTTTCCCAGGGAGTCATTAAACAGAAGGACATCCATGCCAAACTGGGTGATGTGGTCATTGGAAAAGAAACCGGCAGAGAAGGAGATGAAATCACCATTTTTGACTCCACTGGCCTGGCAGTTCAGGATGTGGTAACTGCAGGACTCATCTACCGCAGAGCCAGAGAACAGGGTGTTGGAATGGATTTTGACTTTATAAGTTAA
- a CDS encoding DUF1624 domain-containing protein, producing the protein MTDLSKRFWEIDVLRGLAILMMITYHLVFDLTFFGIFSFSVSSGIWWWFARTTAFIFLFLVGISLTLSYTRAERIDSQQEKKSLFPKYLKRGVKIFSLGLLITLVTWIFIPADFIVFGVLHFIGIAIILEYPFLKKKYTNLILGIIFIFSGFFLAQFTVSYPWLLWLGLKPAEFVTVDYFPLLPWLGVVSLGLFAGKTLYPNYERRYHLPELSKNLFTGIFSFLGRHSLLIYLIHQPILILILYLMGVLDLGNLFQFINA; encoded by the coding sequence ATGACTGATTTAAGCAAACGTTTCTGGGAAATAGATGTCCTGAGAGGCCTGGCAATACTGATGATGATAACCTATCATCTGGTCTTTGATCTTACTTTCTTTGGGATATTCTCATTTAGCGTTTCATCGGGTATTTGGTGGTGGTTCGCCAGGACAACTGCCTTCATATTCCTGTTCCTGGTTGGGATTTCCCTTACCCTGAGCTACACCCGGGCAGAGCGCATTGATTCTCAACAGGAAAAAAAGAGTCTTTTCCCAAAATATCTCAAAAGGGGAGTTAAAATATTTTCATTGGGGTTATTAATCACCCTGGTAACATGGATTTTCATACCCGCGGATTTCATAGTTTTTGGAGTACTGCATTTCATTGGAATAGCAATAATCCTGGAATATCCATTTTTAAAGAAAAAATACACCAACCTAATTCTTGGAATTATTTTCATATTTAGTGGTTTTTTCCTGGCCCAGTTCACAGTCAGCTACCCCTGGCTGTTATGGTTAGGTTTAAAACCTGCCGAATTTGTAACCGTGGATTACTTCCCCTTACTACCCTGGTTGGGAGTGGTTTCTCTGGGTCTTTTTGCAGGGAAAACACTTTATCCTAATTATGAAAGGAGATATCACCTTCCTGAACTTTCTAAAAACCTATTTACAGGGATATTCAGCTTCTTAGGTCGGCATTCACTACTGATTTATCTCATACATCAGCCCATTCTTATATTGATACTGTACCTCATGGGTGTACTTGATCTGGGAAATTTATTTCAGTTTATAAATGCATAG